One genomic window of Manihot esculenta cultivar AM560-2 chromosome 16, M.esculenta_v8, whole genome shotgun sequence includes the following:
- the LOC122722056 gene encoding 40S ribosomal protein S30, with protein sequence MGKVHGSLARAGKVRGQTPKVAKQDKKKRPRGRAYKRMQYNRRFVTAVVGFGKKRGPNSSEK encoded by the exons ATGG GTAAGGTTCACGGATCTTTGGCTCGTGCTGGTAAGGTGAGAGGCCAAACACCTAAAGTTGCAAAGCAAGACAAGAAGAAGAGGCCACGAGGTCGTGCCTATAAGAGAATGCAATACAACCGCCGCTTTGTCACCGCAG TTGTGGGATTTGGCAAGAAGAGAGGACCCAACTCATCTGAGAAGTAA
- the LOC110602810 gene encoding vacuolar protein sorting-associated protein 32 homolog 2: MFNRLFGKPKQETSALATLDKLNETLEMLEKKEKVLVKKAAAEVEKAREFTRTRNKKAAIQCLKRKRLYEQQIEQLGNFQLRIHDQMIMLEGAKATTETVDALRTGASAMKAMQKATNIDDVDKTMDEINEQTENMKQIQEALSTPIGAAADFDEDELEAELEELEGAELEEQLLQPATTAPAAPVQVPAGRQPARPVAQKRTAEEDELAALQAEMAL; this comes from the exons ATGTTTAACCGGCTGTTTGGAAAACCTAAGCAGGAAACGAGTGCTCTAGCTACGTTAGACAAACTAAATGAG ACACTTGAAATGCTAGAGAAAAAGGAGAAGGTACTTGTTAAAAAGGCTGCTGCTGAAGTTGAAAAGGCCAGAGAATTCACCCGGACAAGGAACAAAAAGG CGGCTATTCAATGTTTGAAGAGGAAGAGGCTTTATGAACAGCAAATAGAGCAGCTTGGAAATTTCCAACTGCGAATTCATGATCAG ATGATAATGTTAGAAGGTGCAAAAGCCACTACAGAAACTGTAGATGCATTGAGAACTGGGGCATCTGCAATGAAGGCAATGCAGAAGGCAAC AAATATTGATGATGTGGACAAGACAATGGATGAGATCAACGAACAGACAGAAAATATGAAACAGATACAGGAGGCACTGTCCACTCCCATTGGTGCTGCAGCTGATTTTGATGAG GATGAATTGGAGGCGGAACTTGAAGAATTAGAAGGTGCTGAATTGGAAGAACAACTCCTTCAGCCTGCAACCACAGCTCCAGCAGCTCCAGTGCAGGTTCCGGCAGGAAGGCAACCAGCCCGCCCAGTTGCTCAAAAGCGCACAGCTGAGGAAGATGAACTTGCCGCCTTACAGGCTGAGATGGCACTTTGA
- the LOC110604104 gene encoding zinc finger CCCH domain-containing protein 20: MMLGERHRPNPTIHVPPWALLDDTNSDANPSSPLTSHSGNAAIASDYNPCYLQEALAALQRYLPSNEPDLDSDSELLGLEPGSPVDAYSCDHFRMFEFKVRRCARGRSHDWTECPYAHPGEKARRRDPRKYHYSGTACPDFRKGNCKKGDACEFAHGVFECWLHPARYRTQPCKDGTNCRRRVCFFAHTADQLRVLPQQSPRSLNSVDSYDGSPLRQAREAYCAKSVPFLASPGSISPPATPPLESPPMSPITQSLSRSLGSNSINEIVVSLRNLQLGKVNSMPPSCNVHVGGSGFGSPRGSMIRSGFCSLPSTPSGGPTRSGLRYRDVWENVCEEEPAMERVESGRDLRTKMFEKLSKENSLGRVDPDPDQSSKAPDVGWVSELLK; this comes from the coding sequence ATGATGCTGGGTGAACGACACcgtcctaatccaacaatccaCGTTCCGCCGTGGGCCCTGCTTGATGATACGAATTCCGACGCTAATCCCTCGTCGCCGTTGACCTCTCACTCCGGCAATGCTGCTATAGCATCTGACTATAACCCGTGCTATCTTCAAGAAGCGCTGGCCGCGCTGCAGCGTTATCTGCCGTCGAATGAACCGGATTTGGACTCTGATTCCGAGTTGTTAGGCCTGGAACCGGGCTCTCCGGTGGACGCCTATTCTTGCGATCATTTCAGGATGTTCGAGTTCAAAGTGAGGCGGTGTGCACGTGGCAGGTCACATGACTGGACCGAGTGTCCTTATGCTCATCCAGGGGAGAAGGCGAGGAGAAGAGACCCGAGAAAGTATCATTATTCGGGTACTGCATGTCCTGATTTTCGAAAGGGAAATTGCAAAAAAGGCGATGCGTGTGAGTTCGCCCATGGTGTGTTCGAGTGCTGGCTGCACCCTGCCCGTTACAGAACTCAGCCATGTAAGGATGGTACTAACTGTAGGAGAAGAGTGTGCTTTTTTGCTCACACGGCAGACCAACTCAGGGTTCTGCCTCAACAGAGTCCCAGGAGCCTCAACTCGGTCGACTCATACGATGGATCACCCCTCAGACAGGCTAGGGAAGCTTATTGTGCAAAAAGTGTTCCGTTTTTGGCTAGCCCTGGCTCGATTTCTCCTCCTGCTACGCCGCCGTTGGAATCTCCTCCCATGTCGCCGATCACACAGTCCTTAAGTCGGTCTCTTGGGTCCAACTCGATCAACGAAATTGTGGTTTCACTAAGAAACTTGCAACTAGGTAAGGTTAACTCTATGCCGCCATCTTGTAATGTGCATGTTGGTGGATCCGGGTTCGGGTCTCCAAGAGGGTCGATGATCCGATCCGGATTCTGTAGTCTTCCATCCACTCCAAGCGGTGGTCCTACTCGTTCTGGACTCCGTTACCGTGATGTCTGGGAAAATGTTTGCGAGGAGGAGCCAGCTATGGAGAGAGTGGAGTCTGGAAGGGACCTGCGGACAAAGATGTTTGAGAAATTGAGCAAAGAGAACTCGCTGGGACGGGTCGACCCAGATCCAGACCAGTCTTCCAAAGCTCCGGATGTTGGATGGGTCTCGGAGCTGTTGAAGTGA